The following proteins are co-located in the Gorilla gorilla gorilla isolate KB3781 chromosome 7, NHGRI_mGorGor1-v2.1_pri, whole genome shotgun sequence genome:
- the LRATD2 gene encoding protein LRATD2 has translation MGNQVEKLTHLSYKEVPTADPTGVDRDDGPRIGVSYIFSNDDEDVEPQPPPQGPDGGGLPDGGDGPPPPQPQPYDPRLHEVECSVFYRDECIYQKSFAPGSAALSTYTPENLLNKCKPGDLVEFVSQAQYPHWAVYVGNFQVVHLHRLEVINSFLTDASQGRRGRVVNDLYRYKPLSPSAVVRNALAHVGAKERELSWRNSESFAAWCRYGKREFKIGGELRIGKQPYRLQIQLSAQRSHTLEFQSLEDLIMEKRRNDQIGRAAVLQELATHLHPAEPEEGDSNVARTTPPPGRPPAPSSEEEDGEAVAH, from the coding sequence ATGGGCAACCAGGTGGAGAAATTGACCCACCTAAGTTACAAGGAAGTTCCCACGGCCGACCCGACTGGCGTGGACCGGGACGACGGGCCCCGCATTGGGGTCTCCTACATTTTCTCCAATGACGATGAGGACGTGGAGCCGCAGCCGCCGCCTCAGGGGCCAGATGGCGGCGGCTTGCCCGACGGTGGGGACGGGCCGCCGCCGCCCCAGCCGCAGCCCTACGATCCGCGGCTGCACGAGGTGGAATGCTCCGTGTTCTACCGGGACGAATGCATCTACCAGAAGAGCTTCGCGCCGGGCTCGGCGGCGCTGAGTACCTACACGCCCGAGAACCTGCTCAACAAGTGCAAGCCGGGCGATCTGGTGGAGTTCGTGTCGCAGGCTCAGTACCCGCACTGGGCCGTATATGTGGGTAACTTCCAGGTGGTGCACCTGCACCGGCTGGAGGTAATTAACAGCTTCCTTACTGACGCCAGCCAGGGCCGTCGCGGCCGCGTGGTCAACGATCTGTACCGCTACAAGCCGCTAAGCCCCAGCGCCGTGGTGCGCAACGCGCTGGCGCACGTGGGTGCCAAAGAGCGCGAGCTGAGCTGGCGCAACTCGGAGAGTTTCGCCGCCTGGTGCCGCTACGGCAAGCGCGAGTTCAAGATCGGCGGCGAGCTGCGCATCGGCAAGCAGCCCTACCGGCTGCAGATTCAGCTGTCGGCGCAGCGCAGCCACACGCTGGAGTTCCAGAGTCTAGAGGACCTGATCATGGAGAAGCGACGCAACGACCAGATCGGGCGCGCGGCCGTGCTGCAGGAGCTGGCCACGCACCTGCACCCGGCGGAGCCGGAGGAGGGCGACAGCAACGTGGCGCGGACTACGCCGCCTCCCGGGCGCCCCCCTGCGCCCAGCTCCGAGGAGGAGGACGGAGAGGCAGTGGCACACTGA